The Candidatus Dependentiae bacterium genome segment CACCAATAGGGTGGTTGATGAGAAGTACACGCTTATCCCTTGCTCAAGAAGTGCATAAGCAATAGCGGCTGCCAAGTGTGTTTTGCCTACACCTGAAGAACCAAGCAATATGAGGTTCTGCGCCTCTTCAACCCATGAGCAATCTTCAGCCAAGCCTTGAATTTGAGCTTGATTTACAGACTTTGCTTGATGGAATGCGAAAGTTGCCATGGTTTTTCCTGCAGGAAGTTTAGAGTTACGATAGGCTCGGTCCAATCGTTTCTGCTCACGGAACACAAGCTCCAGCTCAAGCAAACTAGCCAGATACTCGCCGTAGCTGGCGTGGTTTTTTTCAGCTAATTGAGTTTGCTCCTGCCAGTTACTACCTATTGCAGGTAATCGTAATTGCTTGAGTAAATAGGGCAGTGTTTCAATGGAGGGCATGAGATGCCTCCTTGTTTACAGGAATTAGTTGATTGTAAGATTCCAGGGTGTGTTGAGTA includes the following:
- a CDS encoding ATP-binding protein, translated to MPSIETLPYLLKQLRLPAIGSNWQEQTQLAEKNHASYGEYLASLLELELVFREQKRLDRAYRNSKLPAGKTMATFAFHQAKSVNQAQIQGLAEDCSWVEEAQNLILLGSSGVGKTHLAAAIAYALLEQGISVYFSSTTLLVQTLQQAKKDFKLKQALERLAKFKLLILDDIGYVKKTEQETSVLFELIAHRYEYGSLLITANQPFGDWDTLFPDKIMAVAAIDRIVHHATIIKVEGESYRANAAIQRNNKL